ATGTAACTATGAGCTTTAATGAACAATTAGTTGTTGAGTTTTATTCAAAATAATTATTTATATGTTATCCAAAATATTTTTTAGTTAAGTATTAATTTATAATATTATTAAATATTTAAAATAAATATTTATTTTGATTTTTATTAAATTAAGAATCAAATATAAAATTATTAGAGGTAAATAAAAATATGGATAAAAATATACTAAAAGATTTAAAAATCCCTAAAAATATAATATTTAATAAAAATATAGAAAATCAATTTTATGGGGTATTTGAAGTTAAACCTCTTGAAAAAGGATTTGGTGTAACTTTAGGAAATTCATTAAGAAGGGTAATGTATTCTGTTTTAAGAGGTTGGGCAATAATAAGTATAAAGATCGAATATGATGATAAGGAAGGAAATAGAAAATATGTAGCTTCTGAATTTGATAATATACCATTTTTACTTGAGGATACTATTGATTTTATTTTGAATATTAAAAAATTAAGAATTAAAATTAATTCTGACGAATTAATTAAGACTTTTAAAGCTACATTCCAAGGACCGACTGAAATAAAAGGTAAAGATTTTGAGGTTGCTCAAAATATTGAAATAGTTAATAAAGATTTATATGTAGGAACAATATCAGATAAAGGTAAAATATATTTAGAATTTACTGTTGAAAATAATAGGGGATTTATTCCAGCAGAAAAAAGAGATGAACTTTTAGGAATAATAGGAACTATTCCTGTAGATGCTATTTTTTCCCCTATAAAAAATGTTAAGTATGAAATTGAACCATTTAGAGTAGGAAATGTAACTGATTACGAGAAATTAACGATTTATGTAGAAACAGATGGTACTATAACTCCAGAAGATGCAATAAAAAATGCAGCATATACTTTAATTAAATACTATTCTTTATTCTGCGAAAACATTATAGAAGAAGGTATTTCAAATTTGATCGAAGAAGAAAATAAAGAAGACAAATCAAAAAACAAAGATGAAAATTTATTGAATATACTCAATAAATCTTTGGATACACTTGAATTTACTGAAAGAGTAAAAAATTGTTTTAAAGGAGCAGGAATTAATACTTTTAGAGATTTATTGATGAAAACTGAAGCAGATTTGAGTAATTTGAGAAATTTTGGCAAAAAGTCCCTTGATGAAGTTAAAGAAAAACTTGAGTCAATGGGATTAAAGCTTGGAATGAAAAATATAATAGAAAAATTAGAAGGAAAGAAATAATATTAACTGGAGAGGATAATTATGAGACATTTAGTTAATAAAGGAAGGAAGTTTAATAAAACAGCAGCTCATAGAAAAGCTATGTTTAAAAATATGCTTGTTTCTTTTATAAAAGAAGAAAAGATAACTACTACAGTTGAAAAAGCTAAAGATTTTAGGAGTATTGTTGAAAAGATAATTACTAGAGCTAAAGAAGATTCTATTCATAATAGAAGAATGGTAAGAAGATTTGT
Above is a window of Spirochaetota bacterium DNA encoding:
- a CDS encoding DNA-directed RNA polymerase subunit alpha gives rise to the protein MDKNILKDLKIPKNIIFNKNIENQFYGVFEVKPLEKGFGVTLGNSLRRVMYSVLRGWAIISIKIEYDDKEGNRKYVASEFDNIPFLLEDTIDFILNIKKLRIKINSDELIKTFKATFQGPTEIKGKDFEVAQNIEIVNKDLYVGTISDKGKIYLEFTVENNRGFIPAEKRDELLGIIGTIPVDAIFSPIKNVKYEIEPFRVGNVTDYEKLTIYVETDGTITPEDAIKNAAYTLIKYYSLFCENIIEEGISNLIEEENKEDKSKNKDENLLNILNKSLDTLEFTERVKNCFKGAGINTFRDLLMKTEADLSNLRNFGKKSLDEVKEKLESMGLKLGMKNIIEKLEGKK
- the rplQ gene encoding 50S ribosomal protein L17, with protein sequence MRHLVNKGRKFNKTAAHRKAMFKNMLVSFIKEEKITTTVEKAKDFRSIVEKIITRAKEDSIHNRRMVRRFVEDKNALIKLFKIIAPRYKNRNGGYTRIIKLGYRKGDNAPLSIIELVESNEVKNK